A genomic region of Persephonella marina EX-H1 contains the following coding sequences:
- a CDS encoding 4-(cytidine 5'-diphospho)-2-C-methyl-D-erythritol kinase yields MRVLRSPAKVNLGLWVTGKRADGYHDIVTVFHTVDFHDRIFIKRSHSLKIKTSSPLIPEGEENIVYKALKRFEEWTGVSPEVEVFIEKNIPAGAGLGGGSSNAAVVLKEVNSMYGEILSEKELSELASTIGADVPFFLKGGLAVAEGIGDKLRFLDKKIEREIFIIYPAVHVSTKEIYSKVTPDILTKKEDLHIIDSLLDDFEYFLENIENTLGEIALESYPQMREVYNTLEYLGYKPFVSGSGSSIFAFGKPEAEIEKICQVKGWKLIKTVLR; encoded by the coding sequence ATGAGAGTTTTGAGATCACCTGCAAAAGTAAATTTAGGGCTCTGGGTAACAGGTAAAAGGGCAGACGGCTACCATGACATAGTTACAGTTTTCCATACAGTTGATTTTCACGACAGAATATTTATAAAAAGATCTCACAGCCTGAAGATTAAAACATCTTCACCTTTAATCCCGGAAGGGGAAGAGAATATCGTTTATAAAGCTTTAAAAAGATTTGAGGAATGGACAGGTGTATCACCGGAAGTTGAGGTTTTTATAGAAAAAAATATCCCGGCAGGGGCAGGTCTTGGTGGTGGTAGCTCAAATGCTGCCGTTGTTTTAAAAGAGGTAAACAGTATGTATGGAGAGATTCTTTCTGAGAAGGAGCTTTCTGAACTTGCATCAACAATCGGGGCCGATGTTCCGTTCTTCCTGAAAGGTGGTCTTGCCGTTGCTGAAGGAATAGGTGATAAGCTGAGATTTCTGGACAAAAAGATAGAAAGGGAAATTTTTATAATATACCCTGCAGTTCATGTATCAACAAAGGAGATATACTCTAAGGTCACCCCTGATATATTGACAAAAAAAGAGGATTTACATATAATAGATAGTCTGTTAGATGATTTTGAATACTTTTTAGAGAACATTGAGAATACGCTTGGTGAGATAGCTTTAGAGAGCTATCCACAGATGCGAGAGGTTTATAACACCCTTGAGTATCTGGGATATAAACCTTTCGTGTCTGGAAGCGGAAGTTCTATTTTCGCCTTTGGTAAGCCAGAGGCTGAGATAGAGAAGATCTGTCAGGTGAAAGGCTGGAAACTGATAAAAACAGTTCTCAGATAG
- a CDS encoding ribose-phosphate diphosphokinase: MSKHIKLITGNANPDFAEKIADYLHVPLVDTLVTRFSDGEIRVQIKENVRGADVFVIQPLTQPANDHIMELLLILDALKRSSTHRITAVIPYFAYARQDRKDRPRVPISAKLLADIIEKAGAQRVLTVDLHSAQIQGFFDCPVDNLYALPVILDYLRNKNLENMVIVSPDAGGVERARMLANRLGASLAIIYKKRPAPNVVETLDVIGDIEGKNAIIIDDIIDTAGTIVSAANMLKEKGAKSVIAACTHPVFSGPAVDRLKNSEIEEVIVTDTIPTTGKEFDKLTVLSVAELVGEAIRRINIESSVSSLFV; encoded by the coding sequence TTGAGTAAACATATAAAGCTTATTACCGGAAATGCTAATCCGGATTTTGCTGAGAAGATAGCGGACTATCTTCACGTTCCTCTTGTTGATACTCTTGTTACAAGGTTCAGTGATGGTGAGATTAGGGTTCAGATAAAGGAGAATGTTAGAGGGGCTGATGTATTTGTTATACAGCCTTTAACACAGCCTGCAAACGATCATATAATGGAGCTTCTTCTAATACTTGATGCTTTAAAAAGATCATCAACACACAGAATTACAGCTGTTATTCCTTACTTTGCATACGCAAGACAGGATAGAAAGGACAGACCTAGAGTTCCTATATCTGCAAAACTTTTAGCTGATATTATAGAAAAGGCCGGTGCACAGAGGGTTCTCACTGTAGATCTTCACTCTGCACAGATACAGGGATTTTTTGACTGTCCTGTTGATAACCTTTACGCCTTACCTGTAATACTTGATTACCTGAGAAATAAAAATCTTGAGAATATGGTTATCGTATCACCAGATGCAGGTGGTGTTGAAAGGGCAAGGATGCTTGCGAACAGACTCGGGGCAAGCCTTGCGATAATCTACAAAAAAAGACCAGCACCTAACGTTGTTGAGACACTTGATGTTATAGGTGATATTGAAGGTAAAAACGCTATCATAATTGATGACATAATAGATACAGCTGGAACAATAGTATCAGCTGCAAATATGCTTAAAGAGAAAGGAGCAAAATCTGTTATAGCGGCATGTACACATCCTGTTTTTTCAGGACCTGCTGTTGATAGACTTAAAAACTCAGAGATAGAAGAGGTTATTGTTACAGATACTATACCTACAACAGGAAAAGAGTTTGATAAATTAACTGTTCTCTCTGTGGCTGAGCTTGTAGGTGAGGCTATAAGAAGAATAAATATAGAAAGTTCAGTAAGTTCATTGTTTGTATAA
- a CDS encoding 50S ribosomal protein L25/general stress protein Ctc — MQRIEWQAIPRTVGKKSEVKSFRKKGYIPVEVYGKGRENAHAYIYWKLLADRPKGMFLIDLKIEGEKEPRVCILKDIQYNYLGDQPIHIDLYEVTFGVELDVDVPVELVGKPKGLEVGGVLEQHLHTITIRTVPRKIPDRIEVDVSDLDVGDVLHVRDITPPEGVRIMENPDEVIAVVIEPEVTEVTEEEEATEETTE, encoded by the coding sequence ATCCAGAGAATAGAATGGCAGGCTATTCCAAGAACTGTAGGTAAGAAAAGCGAAGTAAAGAGCTTCAGAAAGAAAGGCTATATTCCTGTTGAGGTTTACGGAAAAGGAAGAGAAAATGCCCATGCTTACATCTACTGGAAGCTTCTTGCTGACAGACCAAAGGGAATGTTCCTTATTGACCTGAAAATTGAAGGTGAGAAAGAACCAAGGGTATGCATTCTTAAAGACATCCAGTATAACTATCTTGGAGATCAGCCTATACATATAGACCTTTATGAGGTTACATTTGGTGTTGAACTTGATGTTGATGTTCCTGTTGAGCTTGTTGGTAAGCCAAAAGGTCTTGAAGTTGGTGGTGTTTTAGAACAGCACCTTCACACTATAACAATCAGAACAGTTCCAAGAAAGATACCAGATAGAATAGAGGTTGATGTTTCAGATCTTGATGTTGGCGATGTTCTCCACGTGAGGGATATAACACCACCTGAAGGCGTAAGAATTATGGAAAACCCTGATGAGGTTATCGCTGTTGTAATTGAGCCTGAGGTGACAGAGGTTACAGAAGAAGAAGAGGCTACAGAAGAAACAACTGAATAA
- the pth gene encoding aminoacyl-tRNA hydrolase gives MIKAVIGLGNPGKQYEDTRHNVGFMIADVVASLLKCNKKYIERCFSHIYVCEDHYLLIVKPQTFMNNSGVAVKNLLEDYDLKPDEILVVYDDLDLPLGTVRLRKKGSSGGHRGIQSIIESIKTDEFPRIKVGIGRPERKEQVVDYVLSPFKKEEKILLDKVISHTAQCILNVLKYGIDKSLNLCNKKIV, from the coding sequence ATGATAAAAGCTGTTATCGGTCTTGGAAATCCAGGTAAACAGTATGAAGATACCCGCCACAATGTTGGCTTTATGATAGCTGACGTTGTGGCTTCATTACTTAAATGTAATAAAAAGTATATAGAGAGATGCTTTTCCCATATATATGTCTGTGAGGATCACTATCTTCTGATAGTTAAACCACAAACATTTATGAATAACAGCGGTGTGGCTGTAAAGAATCTACTTGAGGATTACGATCTTAAACCTGATGAAATACTCGTTGTATATGACGATCTTGATCTTCCACTGGGAACTGTAAGACTCAGAAAGAAAGGCTCAAGCGGTGGACACAGAGGAATACAGTCAATTATAGAGAGCATAAAAACAGACGAGTTTCCAAGAATAAAAGTTGGAATAGGAAGACCTGAGAGAAAGGAGCAGGTTGTTGATTACGTCCTTTCTCCATTTAAGAAGGAAGAAAAAATACTGCTTGACAAGGTTATATCCCATACAGCCCAGTGTATACTTAATGTGTTAAAATATGGTATTGATAAGTCATTGAATTTGTGTAATAAAAAGATTGTTTGA
- the rpsF gene encoding 30S ribosomal protein S6, with protein MRYYELVFVLKPTLTEEEISSKVESVQSLITSNGGEIYNFEKWGRKELAYPIQNFNSGYYFIINFKTENYELPSKLEYNLRLDEDVIRFLAFKTKPPKKEEVKEETSAEKVEAAE; from the coding sequence TTGCGTTACTACGAGCTTGTTTTTGTGTTGAAACCAACACTTACAGAGGAGGAGATCAGCTCAAAAGTTGAGTCAGTTCAGAGCCTGATCACCTCAAACGGCGGAGAGATTTACAACTTTGAGAAATGGGGTAGAAAAGAGCTTGCATACCCTATCCAGAATTTCAACTCAGGTTACTACTTTATCATCAACTTTAAAACTGAAAATTACGAGCTTCCTTCAAAGTTAGAGTACAACCTGAGACTTGATGAGGATGTTATAAGATTTTTAGCTTTTAAAACAAAACCGCCTAAAAAGGAAGAAGTTAAAGAGGAAACCTCAGCTGAGAAAGTAGAGGCAGCTGAGTAA
- a CDS encoding single-stranded DNA-binding protein — MLNKVFLIGRLTRDPEIRFLPSGSQVTSFSVAVNRSYRVNNEWKEETYFFDVEAFGYLAERLGKQLNKGTQILIEGQLRQDRWETAGGDKRTKVKIVADKVSILSPKGEKAEKSEEEPELDIENSIEDFSSDEDVPF; from the coding sequence ATGCTTAATAAAGTTTTTTTAATTGGCAGATTAACAAGGGATCCTGAGATAAGATTCCTTCCAAGCGGGTCACAGGTTACATCATTTTCTGTAGCTGTTAACAGATCCTACAGGGTAAATAATGAGTGGAAAGAGGAGACCTATTTCTTTGATGTGGAGGCTTTCGGTTATCTTGCTGAGAGACTTGGAAAACAGTTGAATAAGGGAACACAGATTCTTATTGAAGGACAGCTCAGACAGGATAGATGGGAAACAGCAGGTGGTGATAAAAGAACCAAGGTAAAGATTGTTGCTGATAAGGTAAGTATACTTTCACCTAAAGGTGAAAAAGCTGAAAAATCTGAGGAAGAGCCTGAACTTGATATAGAAAACAGTATTGAGGATTTTTCCTCAGATGAAGATGTACCATTTTAA
- the rpsR gene encoding 30S ribosomal protein S18, whose amino-acid sequence MANNVKSPTAQNKPFFQKRKKYCKFCAEGKEPNYKDTEYLKQFISERGKIIPRRISGTCGKHQRKLTVEIKRARQLALLPYVIM is encoded by the coding sequence TTGGCTAATAATGTTAAGAGCCCAACAGCTCAAAATAAACCATTTTTCCAGAAGAGAAAAAAGTACTGTAAGTTCTGTGCAGAAGGAAAGGAACCTAACTATAAAGATACAGAGTACCTAAAGCAGTTCATATCTGAGAGAGGTAAGATCATTCCAAGAAGAATATCCGGAACATGTGGTAAACATCAGAGAAAGCTAACAGTTGAGATCAAAAGAGCTAGACAGCTCGCACTTTTACCTTACGTAATAATGTAG
- the rplI gene encoding 50S ribosomal protein L9, giving the protein MKVILTKDVEGWGTIGDIIDVKRGFARNYLIPKGFALEATESHIKHVQEILKQKARKLEREKAKAEEIAKQLEGLEIEIKKSVGTTGKLFGSVTTSDIAEVLKEKGIEVEKKKIMLRNPIKNIGSYNITIRLHPQVSATIKVHVTPENI; this is encoded by the coding sequence ATGAAAGTGATTTTAACTAAAGATGTAGAAGGCTGGGGAACTATAGGTGATATCATAGACGTTAAAAGAGGTTTTGCAAGAAATTACCTCATACCTAAAGGCTTTGCCCTTGAGGCTACAGAGAGCCATATTAAGCATGTTCAGGAGATACTCAAGCAGAAGGCAAGAAAGCTTGAAAGGGAAAAGGCAAAAGCTGAAGAGATAGCAAAACAGCTTGAAGGTCTTGAGATAGAGATAAAGAAATCAGTTGGAACTACAGGAAAGCTCTTTGGATCTGTTACAACATCAGACATAGCAGAGGTTCTGAAAGAAAAAGGTATAGAGGTAGAAAAGAAAAAGATCATGCTGAGAAACCCTATAAAAAATATCGGATCATACAATATCACTATCAGACTCCATCCACAGGTGAGTGCTACAATCAAGGTACATGTAACACCTGAAAATATATAA